A stretch of Desulfobacter hydrogenophilus DNA encodes these proteins:
- a CDS encoding sigma-54-dependent transcriptional regulator: protein MVKIPVKILIVDDEKDFVEMFSLRLTRQGEKVSAVYSGQEALDLLEKTKIDVVILDIRMPGMDGIETLKKIKASYPLVEVILLTGHGSTETAVEGMKEGAFDYLMKPADFDDISEKLSNAWKRKDEQEERIRKAEARLLLRRTGEI from the coding sequence ATGGTAAAAATACCGGTAAAAATCTTGATCGTTGATGATGAAAAAGATTTTGTGGAGATGTTTTCCCTGCGCCTAACCCGGCAAGGGGAAAAGGTATCTGCCGTTTATTCAGGACAAGAGGCCCTTGACCTGCTTGAAAAAACCAAAATCGACGTGGTTATCCTGGATATTCGCATGCCCGGCATGGACGGCATTGAGACCTTGAAAAAAATTAAGGCAAGCTATCCCCTGGTGGAAGTGATCCTCCTCACCGGGCACGGGTCCACGGAGACGGCTGTGGAAGGCATGAAGGAAGGGGCCTTTGATTACCTGATGAAACCAGCGGATTTTGATGATATCAGTGAGAAACTGAGCAATGCCTGGAAGCGCAAGGACGAACAGGAAGAACGCATCCGCAAAGCCGAAGCCCGGCTTCTTCTGCGGCGCACCGGGGAGATATAG
- a CDS encoding hybrid sensor histidine kinase/response regulator, protein MLNLMEINTLENDTGKVVRVLLVDDEESYRNAIARRLERRNMVVSQAPDGTSCLEYLSGNETDVVVLDMKMPGMSGMETFKTINKYYPGLKVIFLTGNAAVAEGVEGIKTGAFDYLSKPVEIDHLAGKIRQAWELKRLEAARERDKIFRRRLEKRMIHTQRLASLGTMSTGIAHEINNPLAIIKESAGFMRMVIEDSGQIPEKEMLFKGLEKIEKSVDRARRITHQLLGYVRKHGHEMTPVDIRQLTEDTVVLIKQKTQAKKVSVQWDTESEHQMLMHTDPFQVRQVLINLLENAVDAVDTNGQIRLALYRKDQSVCLEVRDNGSGITPENMKQIFDPFFTTKPNVAENESGTGLGLFVVHKIITGLSGSIHVESEPGQGTTFKICLPEWQSD, encoded by the coding sequence TTGCTGAACCTAATGGAAATCAATACCCTTGAAAATGATACTGGAAAAGTTGTCCGCGTCCTGCTGGTAGACGATGAAGAGAGCTACCGCAACGCCATTGCCCGGCGTCTGGAACGACGAAATATGGTTGTCAGCCAGGCGCCGGACGGGACATCCTGCCTGGAATACCTCAGCGGAAACGAAACCGATGTGGTGGTGCTGGATATGAAGATGCCCGGCATGTCCGGTATGGAAACATTTAAGACTATCAACAAATACTATCCGGGCCTGAAGGTAATTTTTCTAACCGGGAATGCCGCTGTAGCCGAGGGAGTGGAAGGGATCAAGACCGGTGCTTTTGACTACCTGTCCAAACCCGTGGAGATCGACCACCTGGCCGGAAAGATCCGCCAGGCCTGGGAACTCAAACGCCTGGAGGCGGCCCGGGAACGGGATAAAATCTTCAGACGGCGTCTGGAAAAACGCATGATCCACACCCAGCGACTGGCCTCTCTTGGTACCATGTCCACAGGCATTGCCCATGAAATCAACAATCCTTTGGCTATTATCAAGGAGTCGGCCGGATTCATGCGCATGGTGATAGAGGACTCGGGCCAGATTCCGGAAAAAGAGATGCTTTTCAAGGGGCTTGAAAAAATAGAAAAAAGCGTGGACAGGGCCAGACGCATCACCCACCAGCTGCTGGGCTACGTCCGAAAACACGGACATGAAATGACACCCGTGGATATCCGCCAACTCACCGAGGATACCGTGGTGTTGATCAAACAGAAAACACAAGCTAAAAAAGTATCTGTACAATGGGATACTGAGTCTGAACACCAGATGCTGATGCACACAGATCCTTTCCAGGTGCGGCAGGTATTGATCAATCTTTTGGAAAACGCTGTGGATGCCGTGGATACCAATGGGCAGATCCGGCTGGCCCTTTACCGAAAGGACCAGTCGGTCTGTCTCGAAGTCCGGGATAACGGCAGCGGCATCACGCCGGAAAATATGAAACAAATATTTGATCCTTTTTTCACCACCAAACCCAATGTAGCGGAAAATGAGTCCGGCACCGGACTTGGGCTGTTTGTGGTGCACAAGATCATAACCGGGCTTTCAGGCAGCATCCACGTGGAATCAGAACCCGGCCAAGGCACGACTTTTAAGATCTGCCTGCCCGAATGGCAATCCGACTAG